In Verrucomicrobiota bacterium, the genomic window CGAAGCGCGAGCGATGTAGGGCGGGTCGCCCTCGGCCCGCCGCGTGCACCGAGCATGTACTGGTCGTCGAGGGTATGTGCTCACTGAGCGCGTCGTTGGCGTATCGCGGCGGGCGCAGGGGCGCCCGCCCTACATTCGCGATCATCGTCGAATAGGTGTATCAGAAGTCCAAGATACACCGCACGACGCTGTGGTCTTCAGCGCGTACGCCGCTTGAGCAGAGCCAACCCGGCGATGGCGAGCAGTCCGAGCGTCGCCGGTTCGGGGATGGCCGTACCCGTCAGGCGGAACGACATGTCGGCCGAGCCGAGGAGGTCGTCGGGCATCGTGCCGAAATACACGGTCGGGATAATGCCCATGAAGTCTGTGTACATCCACGCCAGATGGGCCCACTCGTCGGTGGGCTGTGCGAATCCAAGGGAGACCGCGTCGTCGCCCCAGGTCGAGGCGTTGATGTCGCGGAACTTCCAGTAGAAAGCGCCGTCGCCCGGGAGCACGCCCTGGATGCCGATCCAGTAGACCGTGCCGTCCTGCTGGACAAACCAGTCCTCTTCGGGAAGGTTGATCTTGAAGCGCGCCGAATCGGGGGTCTGCTCGATGAGCTGCCAGCCGAGGCCGAGCGGGTCGTCCAG contains:
- a CDS encoding PEP-CTERM sorting domain-containing protein produces the protein MRHVLLLTLLCGLGLALTPAALADWPHDVKWDQLDPSSMWIWQSYVNDNENLLVADDFLCTETGWITDIEFYGYCDNPEALSAFRITFWGDVPATPDEASHPDELVDEIFVGKAGLDDPLGLGWQLIEQTPDSARFKINLPEEDWFVQQDGTVYWIGIQGVLPGDGAFYWKFRDINASTWGDDAVSLGFAQPTDEWAHLAWMYTDFMGIIPTVYFGTMPDDLLGSADMSFRLTGTAIPEPATLGLLAIAGLALLKRRTR